Proteins from a single region of Megalopta genalis isolate 19385.01 chromosome 3, iyMegGena1_principal, whole genome shotgun sequence:
- the Lnk gene encoding SH2B adapter-like protein Lnk yields the protein MSFYTITAATPITSAIISSTITTTTAAITVTATTTATPTTTTAPAVAVSPEAAPGWIEFCERHARASASDFAKAFCTYVSLNLPECARSNLSHRDFLRKFVESFCEHFETEYLRRTVRSPSLYDARHTTINDRDVNVTNQNNSATIHASSHEEFSDYSEHDGDAISPKPVHKPFFRRLSFKGLKKGKSFFHKQQSDEVELSHTEHRRDKHSKAKLSKIVVECRKEGIVNSLMGENIDGTQKWEKSRLALIKAIGGYMLEFYSPPKAVKPRSGVFCSAITEARETTALEMPDHENTFVLKTQNMEFVIEAHNSNDMRSWLATIKYCMRTVQQNSINPSSGADATAESLMHGSLNINNESDRLRANSASKSSRTTAHDHGDEASNNPPEVPLRLRIRSNSNLELCSSQQDIEQIATNEGETDLSSSLREYPWFHGTLSRSDAAHLVLHSAANGHGVFLVRQSETRKGEFVLTFNFQGRAKHLRMTLNDQGHCRVQHLCFPAIYDMLEHFRLNAIPLESGGTADVTLTEFVVANHTNRSGHHNVSGSNQQQLQERRPPAALEPREVRTYGGSIRTRIESLERLEQQNNVMEHQSSSVSSGRAIQNTYCFL from the exons ATGAGTTTTTACACCATAACTGCGGCAACACCGATAACCAGTGCAATAATATCGTCTACGATAACGACTACAACGGCAGCGATAACAGTAACAGCGACGACGACGGCTAcgccaacaacaacaacggcgcCGGCGGTTGCCGTGTCGCCCGAAGCTGCACCTGGTTGGATAGAATTTTGTGAGAGACACGCCCGCGCTTCGGCATCCGATTTTGCCAAAGCGTTTTGTACCTATGTCAGTTTAAATCTACCCGAATGCGCCAGATCGAATCTTTCCCATCGCGACTTTTTAAGGAAATTCGTCGAAAGCTTCTGCGAACATTTTGAAACGGAATACTTGCGTCGCACAGTCAG ATCACCATCTTTGTATGATGCAAGACACACAACCATCAATGATAGAGACGTTAATGTTACAAATCAGAACAATAGCGCTACTATTCATGCTTCATCTCATGAAGAATTCAGTGATTATTCTGAACACGATGGAGATGCAATATCGCCAAAACCTGTACATAAACCCTTCTTTAGGCGCCTGTCGTTTAAAGGACTCAAAAAGGGAAAAAGTTTCTTTCATAAACAACAAAGCGATGAAGTGGAATTATCTCATACCGAACATCGTAGAGATAAGCATTCAAAAGCAAAACTTTCAAAGATTGTAGTAGAATGTAGAAAAGAAGGTATCGTTAATTCATTGATGGGTGAAAATATTGATGGAACTCAAAAATGGGAAAAGTCTAGACTAGCTTTGATAAAAGCCATCGGTGGCTACATGCTGGAATTTTATTCTCCTCCAAAAGCGGTAAAACCACGAAGCGGTGTATTTTGCTCGGCAATAACGGAGGCTCGAGAAACAACTGCATTGGAAATGCCAGATCATGAAAATACATTTGTATTGAAGACACAGAATATGGAATTCGTTATAGAAGCTCACAATTCGAATGACATGAGGTCATGGTTAGCTACTATTAAATATTGTATGCGCACAGTACAACAAAATTCCATTAATCCCAGTTCTGGTGCAGACGCTACCGCAGAATCGTTGATGCATGGTTCATTGAATATTAATAACGAAAGCGATAGATTGAGAGCTAATTCCGCTAGTAAAAGTTCTCGAACTACAGCTCATGATCATGGAGACGAGGCATCCAACAATCCCCCAGAAGTACCTCTAAGACTTCGTATAAGGAGTAACAGTAATTTGGAATTATGCTCGTCGCAGCAAGACATTGAACAAA TAGCTACAAACGAAGGTGAAACAGATTTATCGAGCAGTTTGAGGGAATACCCGTGGTTTCATGGTACTCTTTCTAGATCAGACGCAGCACACCTTGTTTTGCACAGTGCTGCTAACGGTCACGGTGTATTTCTTGTTCGACAAAGCGAAACTAGAAAAGGAGAGTTTGTATTAACTTTCAATTTTCAAGGCAGGGCAAAG CATTTACGCATGACGCTTAACGATCAGGGTCATTGTCGAGTTCAGCATCTATGCTTTCCTGCTATATACGATATGCTCGAACACTTCCGTCTAAATGCCATACCTCTTGAATCTGGTGGAACTGCTGATGTAACACTGACAGAATTTGTGGTAGCAAATCATACCAACCGATCAGGACATCACAATGTATCTGGATCGAATCAACAACAATTACAAGAAAGAAGACCCCCGGCAGCCCTGGAGCCCAGAGAA GTACGCACATATGGGGGTTCTATAAGAACGCGCATCGAGTCCCTAGAAAGACTGGAACAACAAAACAACGTCATGGAACATCAAAGTTCATCAGTATCTAGTGGTAGAGCCATTCAGAACACTTACTGCTTTCTTTGA
- the LOC117229556 gene encoding uncharacterized protein LOC117229556 isoform X1: MNSKRKNRSNTNRSPRARGPQERCVAAEGVYNNAHFMHAITSHVGNIVQIQTLNGSIYEGIFRTFSSQFDVVLEMAHRVEDSGKISVESVVEKLIFKPQDIITMSAKDVDLEYAIRDTFQTDTAISKYNGVIGEKELEPWDAPPTMNGDDLELDGTTNGWDANDMFRKNEQKYGVQTTYEPTLAAYTLPLQRKDTKDYKEQEQKAAEIANEIESQPNHKARLELENGDEEERFAAVVRPNDKYIPPPLKKKNGNSGKLMRSNEPPPSPGPASTNKNIFNQQPPSNVNVNIPSTSNLPIGIQSGHPSVQHPVSINMGMPPSGVVVTYNNPPPPFVPPPATQPPPPVPVIQQTQQQSQSTPSVPQVSFPSQQQTTSSKINTEKRERPGRQQVYQADKAPPAPFPQANVATSHQQQQSSHQQHVQLQQQNSVEGQRCEVVSHKPDHRKVPTPRTRDEQHSELRQFATDFKLTDSQSQDTPSVTRKQQHQHQQDSHPTSQITQTHHQPSHQHSTSQQSQQQPQSQQQHPSPQQQQQQQQQQQQQPHQNQTVQEETVVTSKPPPGPLPVRSTSPPQSSQQQQQQQQQQQQQQQQQQQQQQQQQTPTNTPVASQSPQEPAVDKITTAFKKSTLNPNAKEFNPNTKPFTPRSPSTPTPSRPHTPQTPQYTGATMPATVVMPAYVMTSQPPTAFSQPPAQPVTRFRKGQYLVPVMHAQHRAQDLASQMQVVAATGQPLMAPAPLHPPFQVPYPGQPTYQQMVRMVQAPPPPPHMATPYHHHDSPGPQAPGIQYMGPHTHPHPHVAQQPPSQTPSPANPNPPHTPGTYNPPGTPQPTYPPPPPQGHAPSYPIMCPIIPPHIPIPPQHMPYLPPQPPPGAQQTIPVILPHNQ; the protein is encoded by the exons ATGAATAGCAAAAGAAAGAACCGTTCTAATACTAATAG ATCCCCGCGTGCTCGTGGTCCACAAGAGAGATGTGTTGCTGCAGAAGGTGTATATAATAATGCTCATTTCATGCACGCGATAACTAGTCATGTGGGCAACATTGTACAG ATTCAAACGCTAAATGGTTCTATATACGAAGGTATTTTTCGCACGTTCTCCAGCCAATTCGACGTTGTCTTAGAAATGGCGCATCGAGTAGAAGATTCTGGTAAAATAAGCGTAGAAAGTGTAGTAGAAAAACTGATTTTTAAACCACAAGATATTATTACCATGTCTGCCAAGGATGTCGATTTAGAGTACGCTATACGCGATACTTTTCAAACAGACACTGCAATTAGTAAATACAATGGTGTGATTGGTGAAAAAGAATTGGAGCCTTGGGACGCTCCTCCAACTATGAATGGTGATGACTTAGAATTGGATGGTACTACT AATGGATGGGATGCTAACGATATGTttcgcaaaaatgaacaaaagtatGGAGTTCAAACAACATATGAACCAACGTTGGCCGCCTACACTTTACCGCTTCAAAGAAAAGATACAAAGGATTacaaagaacaagaacaaaaagctGCAGAAATAGCAAACGAAATAGAATCACAACCAAATCACAAAGCAAGATTAGAACTTGAAAACGGCGATGAAGAGGAAAGATTTGCAGCTGTG GTAAGACCTAACGATAAATATATTCCTCCTCCGTTAAAGAAGAAGAACGGAAATAGCGGAAAATTGATGAGATCCAATGAACCTCCGCCTTCGCCAGGACCGGCATCaaccaataaaaatatttttaatcagCAACCTCCGTCCAACGTAAATGTAAACATTCCTTCAACTTCTAATCTTCCCATTGGAATACAAAGTGGTCATCCCTCTGTTCAACATCCGGTGTCTATAAATATGGGGATGCCACCGAGCGGAGTGGTAGTTACATATAATAATCCTCCACCACCATTCGTACCTCCACCAGCAACGCAACCACCACCTCCAG TGCCTGTGATACAGCAGACGCAACAACAATCCCAATCTACCCCTTCTGTACCGCAAGTGAGCTTTCCATCCCAACAGCAAACTACGTCGTCTAAAATAAATACAGAGAAACGCGAACGCCCTGGTAGGCAGCAAGTTTATCAAGCGGACAAAGCACCTCCAGCACCGTTTCCCCAAGCGAACGTTGCCACGtcccatcaacaacaacaatcgTCGCATCAGCAACACGTTCAGTTGCAACAACAAAATTCAGTTGAGGGTCAACGATGCGAGGTCGTTTCGCATAAACCTGACCATAGGAAG GTTCCAACTCCTCGCACCAGAGACGAACAACATTCCGAATTGCGACAGTTTGCTACAGACTTTAAACTGACAGACTCACAATCGCAAGATACACCATCGGTAACAAGaaaacaacaacatcaacatcaACAGGATTCTCACCCTACGTCGCAAATTACTCAAACACATCATCAACCGTCACATCAACATTCGACATCTCAACAATCCCAACAACAACCACAATCGCAACAACAACATCCGAGTccgcaacagcagcagcagcaacaacaacaacaacaacaacagccacATCAAAATCAAACGGTTCAAGAAGAAACTGTAGTGACTAGTAAACCACCGCCAGGACCGTTACCTGTAAGATCGACAAGTCCACCACAATCgtcgcagcagcagcagcagcagcagcagcagcagcaacaacaacaacagcagcagcagcaacaacaacaacaacaacaaactcCAACAAATACACCAGTTGCATCGCAATCACCACAAGAACCGGCTGTCGATAAAATTACAACGGCTTTTAAAAAGTCAACCTTGAATCCAAATGCTAAAGAATTTAATCCAAATACTAAGCCCTTCACACCG CGATCACCAAGTACACCGACACCCAGTAGACCACATACTCCGCAAACACCTCAATATACTGGCGCAACAATGCCTGCGACCGTAGTCATGCCAGCATACGTTATGACCAGCCAACCACCGACTGCGTTCAGTCAACCTCCAGCTCAACCTGTGACAAGGTTCCGGAAGGGTCAGTATCTAG TGCCAGTGATGCACGCGCAACATCGCGCGCAGGACTTAGCTTCTCAAATGCAAGTAGTAGCAGCTACTGGCCAGCCTTTAATGGCACCAGCTCCGCTACACCCACCATTCCAGGTACCTTATCCCGGGCAACCAACGTATCAACAAATGGTACGGATGGTTCAGGCACCGCCACCACCACCTCACATGGCAACACCTTACCATCACCATGACTCACCAGGGCCGCAGGCTCCTGGTATTCAGTATATGGGTCCGCATACGCATCCTCATCCACACGTCGCCCAACAACCACCGAGTCAAACCCCCTCTCCAGCCAATCCCAATCCACCTCACACACCAGGCACCTACAATCCTCCTGGTACTCCGCAACCCACATATCCTCCACCACCTCCTCAAGGTCATGCTCCAAGTTATCCAATAATGTGTCCTATAATTCCTCCTCATATACCAATACCGCCACAGCACATGCCATATCTACCACCGCAGCCACCCCCTGGAGCGCAACAAACTATACCAGTAATTTTGCCGCACAATCAGTAG
- the LOC117229556 gene encoding uncharacterized protein LOC117229556 isoform X2, giving the protein MNSKRKNRSNTNRSPRARGPQERCVAAEGVYNNAHFMHAITSHVGNIVQIQTLNGSIYEGIFRTFSSQFDVVLEMAHRVEDSGKISVESVVEKLIFKPQDIITMSAKDVDLEYAIRDTFQTDTAISKYNGVIGEKELEPWDAPPTMNGDDLELDGTTNGWDANDMFRKNEQKYGVQTTYEPTLAAYTLPLQRKDTKDYKEQEQKAAEIANEIESQPNHKARLELENGDEEERFAAVVRPNDKYIPPPLKKKNGNSGKLMRSNEPPPSPGPASTNKNIFNQQPPSNVNVNIPSTSNLPIGIQSGHPSVQHPVSINMGMPPSGVVVTYNNPPPPFVPPPATQPPPPVPVIQQTQQQSQSTPSVPQVSFPSQQQTTSSKINTEKRERPGRQQVYQADKAPPAPFPQANVATSHQQQQSSHQQHVQLQQQNSVEGQRCEVVSHKPDHRKVPTPRTRDEQHSELRQFATDFKLTDSQSQDTPSVTRKQQHQHQQDSHPTSQITQTHHQPSHQHSTSQQSQQQPQSQQQHPSPQQQQQQQQQQQQQPHQNQTVQEETVVTSKPPPGPLPVRSTSPPQSSQQQQQQQQQQQQQQQQQQQQQQQQQTPTNTPVASQSPQEPAVDKITTAFKKSTLNPNAKEFNPNTKPFTPRSPSTPTPSRPHTPQTPQYTGATMPATVVMPAYVMTSQPPTAFSQPPAQPVTRFRKVPVMHAQHRAQDLASQMQVVAATGQPLMAPAPLHPPFQVPYPGQPTYQQMVRMVQAPPPPPHMATPYHHHDSPGPQAPGIQYMGPHTHPHPHVAQQPPSQTPSPANPNPPHTPGTYNPPGTPQPTYPPPPPQGHAPSYPIMCPIIPPHIPIPPQHMPYLPPQPPPGAQQTIPVILPHNQ; this is encoded by the exons ATGAATAGCAAAAGAAAGAACCGTTCTAATACTAATAG ATCCCCGCGTGCTCGTGGTCCACAAGAGAGATGTGTTGCTGCAGAAGGTGTATATAATAATGCTCATTTCATGCACGCGATAACTAGTCATGTGGGCAACATTGTACAG ATTCAAACGCTAAATGGTTCTATATACGAAGGTATTTTTCGCACGTTCTCCAGCCAATTCGACGTTGTCTTAGAAATGGCGCATCGAGTAGAAGATTCTGGTAAAATAAGCGTAGAAAGTGTAGTAGAAAAACTGATTTTTAAACCACAAGATATTATTACCATGTCTGCCAAGGATGTCGATTTAGAGTACGCTATACGCGATACTTTTCAAACAGACACTGCAATTAGTAAATACAATGGTGTGATTGGTGAAAAAGAATTGGAGCCTTGGGACGCTCCTCCAACTATGAATGGTGATGACTTAGAATTGGATGGTACTACT AATGGATGGGATGCTAACGATATGTttcgcaaaaatgaacaaaagtatGGAGTTCAAACAACATATGAACCAACGTTGGCCGCCTACACTTTACCGCTTCAAAGAAAAGATACAAAGGATTacaaagaacaagaacaaaaagctGCAGAAATAGCAAACGAAATAGAATCACAACCAAATCACAAAGCAAGATTAGAACTTGAAAACGGCGATGAAGAGGAAAGATTTGCAGCTGTG GTAAGACCTAACGATAAATATATTCCTCCTCCGTTAAAGAAGAAGAACGGAAATAGCGGAAAATTGATGAGATCCAATGAACCTCCGCCTTCGCCAGGACCGGCATCaaccaataaaaatatttttaatcagCAACCTCCGTCCAACGTAAATGTAAACATTCCTTCAACTTCTAATCTTCCCATTGGAATACAAAGTGGTCATCCCTCTGTTCAACATCCGGTGTCTATAAATATGGGGATGCCACCGAGCGGAGTGGTAGTTACATATAATAATCCTCCACCACCATTCGTACCTCCACCAGCAACGCAACCACCACCTCCAG TGCCTGTGATACAGCAGACGCAACAACAATCCCAATCTACCCCTTCTGTACCGCAAGTGAGCTTTCCATCCCAACAGCAAACTACGTCGTCTAAAATAAATACAGAGAAACGCGAACGCCCTGGTAGGCAGCAAGTTTATCAAGCGGACAAAGCACCTCCAGCACCGTTTCCCCAAGCGAACGTTGCCACGtcccatcaacaacaacaatcgTCGCATCAGCAACACGTTCAGTTGCAACAACAAAATTCAGTTGAGGGTCAACGATGCGAGGTCGTTTCGCATAAACCTGACCATAGGAAG GTTCCAACTCCTCGCACCAGAGACGAACAACATTCCGAATTGCGACAGTTTGCTACAGACTTTAAACTGACAGACTCACAATCGCAAGATACACCATCGGTAACAAGaaaacaacaacatcaacatcaACAGGATTCTCACCCTACGTCGCAAATTACTCAAACACATCATCAACCGTCACATCAACATTCGACATCTCAACAATCCCAACAACAACCACAATCGCAACAACAACATCCGAGTccgcaacagcagcagcagcaacaacaacaacaacaacaacagccacATCAAAATCAAACGGTTCAAGAAGAAACTGTAGTGACTAGTAAACCACCGCCAGGACCGTTACCTGTAAGATCGACAAGTCCACCACAATCgtcgcagcagcagcagcagcagcagcagcagcagcaacaacaacaacagcagcagcagcaacaacaacaacaacaacaaactcCAACAAATACACCAGTTGCATCGCAATCACCACAAGAACCGGCTGTCGATAAAATTACAACGGCTTTTAAAAAGTCAACCTTGAATCCAAATGCTAAAGAATTTAATCCAAATACTAAGCCCTTCACACCG CGATCACCAAGTACACCGACACCCAGTAGACCACATACTCCGCAAACACCTCAATATACTGGCGCAACAATGCCTGCGACCGTAGTCATGCCAGCATACGTTATGACCAGCCAACCACCGACTGCGTTCAGTCAACCTCCAGCTCAACCTGTGACAAGGTTCCGGAAGG TGCCAGTGATGCACGCGCAACATCGCGCGCAGGACTTAGCTTCTCAAATGCAAGTAGTAGCAGCTACTGGCCAGCCTTTAATGGCACCAGCTCCGCTACACCCACCATTCCAGGTACCTTATCCCGGGCAACCAACGTATCAACAAATGGTACGGATGGTTCAGGCACCGCCACCACCACCTCACATGGCAACACCTTACCATCACCATGACTCACCAGGGCCGCAGGCTCCTGGTATTCAGTATATGGGTCCGCATACGCATCCTCATCCACACGTCGCCCAACAACCACCGAGTCAAACCCCCTCTCCAGCCAATCCCAATCCACCTCACACACCAGGCACCTACAATCCTCCTGGTACTCCGCAACCCACATATCCTCCACCACCTCCTCAAGGTCATGCTCCAAGTTATCCAATAATGTGTCCTATAATTCCTCCTCATATACCAATACCGCCACAGCACATGCCATATCTACCACCGCAGCCACCCCCTGGAGCGCAACAAACTATACCAGTAATTTTGCCGCACAATCAGTAG
- the LOC117229556 gene encoding uncharacterized protein LOC117229556 isoform X3, with protein MHAITSHVGNIVQIQTLNGSIYEGIFRTFSSQFDVVLEMAHRVEDSGKISVESVVEKLIFKPQDIITMSAKDVDLEYAIRDTFQTDTAISKYNGVIGEKELEPWDAPPTMNGDDLELDGTTNGWDANDMFRKNEQKYGVQTTYEPTLAAYTLPLQRKDTKDYKEQEQKAAEIANEIESQPNHKARLELENGDEEERFAAVVRPNDKYIPPPLKKKNGNSGKLMRSNEPPPSPGPASTNKNIFNQQPPSNVNVNIPSTSNLPIGIQSGHPSVQHPVSINMGMPPSGVVVTYNNPPPPFVPPPATQPPPPVPVIQQTQQQSQSTPSVPQVSFPSQQQTTSSKINTEKRERPGRQQVYQADKAPPAPFPQANVATSHQQQQSSHQQHVQLQQQNSVEGQRCEVVSHKPDHRKVPTPRTRDEQHSELRQFATDFKLTDSQSQDTPSVTRKQQHQHQQDSHPTSQITQTHHQPSHQHSTSQQSQQQPQSQQQHPSPQQQQQQQQQQQQQPHQNQTVQEETVVTSKPPPGPLPVRSTSPPQSSQQQQQQQQQQQQQQQQQQQQQQQQQTPTNTPVASQSPQEPAVDKITTAFKKSTLNPNAKEFNPNTKPFTPRSPSTPTPSRPHTPQTPQYTGATMPATVVMPAYVMTSQPPTAFSQPPAQPVTRFRKGQYLVPVMHAQHRAQDLASQMQVVAATGQPLMAPAPLHPPFQVPYPGQPTYQQMVRMVQAPPPPPHMATPYHHHDSPGPQAPGIQYMGPHTHPHPHVAQQPPSQTPSPANPNPPHTPGTYNPPGTPQPTYPPPPPQGHAPSYPIMCPIIPPHIPIPPQHMPYLPPQPPPGAQQTIPVILPHNQ; from the exons ATGCACGCGATAACTAGTCATGTGGGCAACATTGTACAG ATTCAAACGCTAAATGGTTCTATATACGAAGGTATTTTTCGCACGTTCTCCAGCCAATTCGACGTTGTCTTAGAAATGGCGCATCGAGTAGAAGATTCTGGTAAAATAAGCGTAGAAAGTGTAGTAGAAAAACTGATTTTTAAACCACAAGATATTATTACCATGTCTGCCAAGGATGTCGATTTAGAGTACGCTATACGCGATACTTTTCAAACAGACACTGCAATTAGTAAATACAATGGTGTGATTGGTGAAAAAGAATTGGAGCCTTGGGACGCTCCTCCAACTATGAATGGTGATGACTTAGAATTGGATGGTACTACT AATGGATGGGATGCTAACGATATGTttcgcaaaaatgaacaaaagtatGGAGTTCAAACAACATATGAACCAACGTTGGCCGCCTACACTTTACCGCTTCAAAGAAAAGATACAAAGGATTacaaagaacaagaacaaaaagctGCAGAAATAGCAAACGAAATAGAATCACAACCAAATCACAAAGCAAGATTAGAACTTGAAAACGGCGATGAAGAGGAAAGATTTGCAGCTGTG GTAAGACCTAACGATAAATATATTCCTCCTCCGTTAAAGAAGAAGAACGGAAATAGCGGAAAATTGATGAGATCCAATGAACCTCCGCCTTCGCCAGGACCGGCATCaaccaataaaaatatttttaatcagCAACCTCCGTCCAACGTAAATGTAAACATTCCTTCAACTTCTAATCTTCCCATTGGAATACAAAGTGGTCATCCCTCTGTTCAACATCCGGTGTCTATAAATATGGGGATGCCACCGAGCGGAGTGGTAGTTACATATAATAATCCTCCACCACCATTCGTACCTCCACCAGCAACGCAACCACCACCTCCAG TGCCTGTGATACAGCAGACGCAACAACAATCCCAATCTACCCCTTCTGTACCGCAAGTGAGCTTTCCATCCCAACAGCAAACTACGTCGTCTAAAATAAATACAGAGAAACGCGAACGCCCTGGTAGGCAGCAAGTTTATCAAGCGGACAAAGCACCTCCAGCACCGTTTCCCCAAGCGAACGTTGCCACGtcccatcaacaacaacaatcgTCGCATCAGCAACACGTTCAGTTGCAACAACAAAATTCAGTTGAGGGTCAACGATGCGAGGTCGTTTCGCATAAACCTGACCATAGGAAG GTTCCAACTCCTCGCACCAGAGACGAACAACATTCCGAATTGCGACAGTTTGCTACAGACTTTAAACTGACAGACTCACAATCGCAAGATACACCATCGGTAACAAGaaaacaacaacatcaacatcaACAGGATTCTCACCCTACGTCGCAAATTACTCAAACACATCATCAACCGTCACATCAACATTCGACATCTCAACAATCCCAACAACAACCACAATCGCAACAACAACATCCGAGTccgcaacagcagcagcagcaacaacaacaacaacaacaacagccacATCAAAATCAAACGGTTCAAGAAGAAACTGTAGTGACTAGTAAACCACCGCCAGGACCGTTACCTGTAAGATCGACAAGTCCACCACAATCgtcgcagcagcagcagcagcagcagcagcagcagcaacaacaacaacagcagcagcagcaacaacaacaacaacaacaaactcCAACAAATACACCAGTTGCATCGCAATCACCACAAGAACCGGCTGTCGATAAAATTACAACGGCTTTTAAAAAGTCAACCTTGAATCCAAATGCTAAAGAATTTAATCCAAATACTAAGCCCTTCACACCG CGATCACCAAGTACACCGACACCCAGTAGACCACATACTCCGCAAACACCTCAATATACTGGCGCAACAATGCCTGCGACCGTAGTCATGCCAGCATACGTTATGACCAGCCAACCACCGACTGCGTTCAGTCAACCTCCAGCTCAACCTGTGACAAGGTTCCGGAAGGGTCAGTATCTAG TGCCAGTGATGCACGCGCAACATCGCGCGCAGGACTTAGCTTCTCAAATGCAAGTAGTAGCAGCTACTGGCCAGCCTTTAATGGCACCAGCTCCGCTACACCCACCATTCCAGGTACCTTATCCCGGGCAACCAACGTATCAACAAATGGTACGGATGGTTCAGGCACCGCCACCACCACCTCACATGGCAACACCTTACCATCACCATGACTCACCAGGGCCGCAGGCTCCTGGTATTCAGTATATGGGTCCGCATACGCATCCTCATCCACACGTCGCCCAACAACCACCGAGTCAAACCCCCTCTCCAGCCAATCCCAATCCACCTCACACACCAGGCACCTACAATCCTCCTGGTACTCCGCAACCCACATATCCTCCACCACCTCCTCAAGGTCATGCTCCAAGTTATCCAATAATGTGTCCTATAATTCCTCCTCATATACCAATACCGCCACAGCACATGCCATATCTACCACCGCAGCCACCCCCTGGAGCGCAACAAACTATACCAGTAATTTTGCCGCACAATCAGTAG